A window of Mustela erminea isolate mMusErm1 chromosome 19, mMusErm1.Pri, whole genome shotgun sequence genomic DNA:
TTCACTTACAGGGGGGTCAGCCCCTGCCAGGCATGTTGATGTAGACTTTGtcatcttctgggggtgggggagagaaagcatgaggccTGACCACCTACCACCCACCCACAGCCCCACCTTCCTGGGGACCCCCTGCCTCAGGGGTTTCCTCCGGAGTTCCCCCCTGCACCGCCCCCAGGGTTTCCCCAGAATCTCCTCCAGGGCTTCCCTGGGGGACCCCTCCCTGGGGACCCCCTGCTCTAGGGACACCTCTCCCTCCGGGCCCCACCCTGTCTCTGCCCTCACCTAGGGTGGGCCGGTGGCGCGGGCAAGCACACGCAAACACGACTGCGATGATGAACAGCGACACCAGCGCGTCGGCGGCCATGAGGCCTGCCAGcactggcagagagaggggcccACATCCGGAACAGGAACCTGGAGGGTGGGGGCCAAGACAGGAAGGCGGTTGAGGGAGGTTCCAGAACCTCAGGGCTGCACTTGGGGCCAATGGGGCTGAGGAAGtccctggaggggaggcaggagtgtCTAGACACGCTGAGGTTGACTTGGGGATGAAAAGGGAGGTGGGGGCCTGGAGAGAAGCAGGGTGTAGGGTCGGGGGGATCCTAGCACAGAGAGACATACATGGTGCTTTGGGCATAGTGGGTACTCCCAAAGAAGGCTGGGGGGGTGGCCGAGTCCTTGGGGCTTCATTTTGGTGATGAGGGCAGTGAGATGGGGACCCAGAGAAGACTGTAGATCCCCTGCGGGTTCTGATTTGGGGGTGAGAGGGGAGCTGGTGACCTAGACAGGATCCTCAGGCCACACTTCAGGGATGAAAGCAGTACCGTGGCACAAGGGAAGGGGTGCTAATTTCTCACCTGGGGTTATCAGAGCGGCAGCCACCgtgaaaagagagggaaagtggaTTAGCAGGGAGAGGTGGTGTCCTGAGAAATAACCTCCATTTGGGAGAGAGCAAATGAGAAAGAAGCCAAGAGATAGAAAATCAGAAGTGGAAGTAGAGAAGATCCAGCAGTGAGAAGGTGAGATCAACAGGCTCCAGACTCAGCTTCTCTCCCATAAAGAACCAGACTCTGCCTCCAAAATGGATCTCCAGGGAGGAAGGGGTCCTAGGAAGATGTGCCCTCAGCACTCCTCCCTTCAGAGGCCGCCCAAGCCACCCCTCTCATagggactctgcctgccactccccccgcccccccccataaCCACTTTTGCTCACCTGGGAGCAAAAGAAGGAGCAGGATGACACCTGAAGGGGCCATGGTGGGCAAAAGGCTTTGGTCCAGAGAAGTCCTGAGGAACAGTGCGGGGGTAAAGAAGCAGAATAGCGGATGTCACCCTGCTGGTGGCAATGTCACCTGCTTCCTGTgtgagggtgtgggagggggagaagtaaaAAGTGGGTCCCTGTGACTGCCTTTGGGGATGAACTGGGGGTGGGGTCAGGCAGGAGAGGACGGATGgctggggttgtggacattgagGAGATACTGGGGATATTTTGGAGGTGGAACCAACAAAACTTGCTGGTCATGTATGTATGgatgtgtatgagagagagggaTTCAGGATGACCAAAGCTTCTGGGCTAAGCTACTGGAATTACCGAGCATTCCCTGACAGAGATGGAGTAGGAGGGGAGAGTAGATTTAGAGGAAAGTGCCAAAATCTGAGGACACCGAGTTGGAAATGCCTCCTAGATCTCCCTGCAGCACTGAATGACCACAGCTGCATCTGTGAATTTAGGGATAAGTTTCTGGCCTGAGATGTAAATTTTCGGGTTGCTggtttatgaatgaataaagccaCAGGACTGGATGAGATCACCCAGGAAGGGAGTTCAGATAGAGGAGTGCCCCTGGCCCCCAAGAATGGGTGAAGAGGTGGAAACAGTCCAGGAAACTGGGAAGGAACAATGTGTGAGGGAGGAGAATCAGGACAGCCCAAGTCTTAAAAGGCTGGGAGAAATGATTAACATGGCCACCGAGATGGGAACTGAGAACAAGCCTCCCCTGGGAATGTCAGTTGGCTTAAGGGCTGGGAATTCCTGTCCGCTTAATTCACAGCTATACCAGGGCGCCCAGCAAAGGGCCTCCCTTTTTACTTCagtaataaataatctttaataacgaatgaataaatgagaactGACCTCTGAACGAGGtgatgtggggaaagggagaaatttgCGTCTACCGATGTCACTCTTACCTACAAACCTTCCCTCCCTTGGGACTAGGAGTCCCGAATCCCAGCCTCCTCTTACCCTGGGACTAGGGAATACTATTCCCTTCCAGCCCAGGCTCCAGAAATCAAAGCCTCCCCTTCCAACCCAGGCCCCAAAAATTAAAGCCTCCGGTACCCCCTTGGACAGAGACCCAGAAGTCCAGGCCCCCAGTGCCCTCCTCCTTCAGGTGTCCGCAATCCCTGGCCGCTTCACCCTCAGACCAAAGATGGGGGCCCCCAGCTCCCTCTTTCCAGGTAGGAGGCGCAGGAGTCAGGCCCTCAATGTCAGCCCCGCCCATTCAGAGACTGGGCTAGTTCAGGCGCGACACGGGGACTCCCGAGTCTGTGGGAGGGGCCCTGCCCTTGACTGGGCGGTGCCAAGAAGTCCAGTTTAAAAACTCGCGGGGCACAGGTCCTAGATTGGGGACCCGGCGGCGGCTCCGCGGGGGAAGAGCGAGGCTGGCGCAGCGCCGAGGCCGCGGCCCTGGGGGCCAGCAATCCGCGCCACGGAATCCGCGAGGTAATGGAGGGCGTGGGGAGGAGAAGCATGCTCGGCCCCTTGGGAGAGCGAGGGCTGGGAGTCCGGCTCTCACGAACCTGCGGGACTGAGCGGGAGCATTAAGCCTGGGTGCTGCGAGTGAGCGTACTCGGTGTTTGAAGAGGGTAGGGGTCCGGGACTTCTGCTGGTGATGGAGGAGGGGctgggattctgggatcctgggtcctgggagagTTAAGGAACCGGGGATTCGGAATTCtgggtcggggggtggggtgaAAGGGCTGGGAGCCCCGACCCCTGGGAactgtgggaggagggggctggcggCCCGGTCTCATAGCTCTAGAAAGGAGCTAGACGGAGTCCTGGGGGCGTGGTTGTTTAAAAAATCAGCCACGAGTCGGTGTGGGTAAGGAGGCGCTCTGCCGTAGGGGGCCCACGCTGGCCTTGACCCTACCCGGGCCCCGGGAATTCCCAAGTCGCCACCCACCCCGGGTCCCCGGGCGGAGCAGGAATTCCCCACGTGCGGGGATTCCGAGCGCTCCACGCCTGGCAGCGCGCGCCGACTCTGAGAGGGACACCTGCCGCGCGCCGCCGAGAGAGGAAGGGGTGGATGGAAGATTCCCTTGCGTGAGCGCCGTGACGTCAGCACGTCGTATCTGGGCTGTTTCCGAGTCCGCCCTCCCCCGCTTAACCCTTCCTCTGCTGGAACCCGGGCTTGGAAGGGTGAGGGTTGAGGGTCCGGACTTCCGGGGTGGTGCGGACCAGGCTTCTGGAAAGTGGGACTCCCAGGTGCAAGGGAGGGCGAGGCTGAGGGCCCGGACTCCTGGGTCCTGGGGAAAGGGGTGTTAGGCTCTCGGAGTTCCGCAGAATGGGGCCTGGACTCTTAGAACTGAAGAGGGGATGGGGTCTGGACTTCCGATCCCCGACGAGCTAGGGGGCTATTGATTTGTCCTTCCTTGGGGAGAGGGCCGGAGGACTCGGACGCCTGTTTTCCCGGGAAGTGTGTCGAGGGCAGAGAGGTGTTGGGAACCTGAATGTGCAAGTCTCCTGGGAATGATTCCCAGCGACCCCCAAGGCCTCGGGACTGGGAGATCTGGGGGCTGGGATTTTTCACGGAAAGTGTGGGGAGGTGCTGCAGAGGAGcgccctccacccccttcctcaGTTTCCACGACGCTGGTGGAAAATTGGGTCAGAGGGGAAAGTGCGGAGCAAAGGGAAGGAAACGGCGGAGGCGGAAGCTGCACCTGAAAGCTAAGATTGGCTTTGGAGTTCTCAGGCGTCGTCAGTGTACCAGTTTTTCCGCgcaggagggtgagggagggtgCCTGAGTCCACTCCCCCGTAGTTGGGTGACTTAAGGAACTCTGattgcttccctcccctcttcttctgccccccccccccccggcctccCCCGCAGTGAGCCGGAGTGAACGCAGCCACTGCCCATCACAGACCGTGAAGAAGCTCCTGGAAGAACAGAGGCGCCGTCAGCAGCAGCCTGACGCTGGTGGGACACCGGTAAGGCCCACGAAGCCCTCTAAACTGTAACTCGTGAGGCCATGACCTGTTGGGCAGATACTTGATGGCTTGTGAGCCCTTGACCCTCGGAGCAGATCAGAGGTGTAGTCCTGACTTAGATGCGCTGTGGGCGGGGCATGGATGCTGAGGGATTTGTCCCATAAATTAccccttgttccttttttttttttttttaaatccctctaCAGGGACAGTTTCCATCTCCCCTGGCCCAGTCCCTGACCCCATCTGTGAATGAAAGTGAGGCTGGTAAGTCTGGAAACTCACCTGGTTCCCTCAGCTCACCTCCCCAGCTTTCTTCAGGGACTCAAACATTCCAAATCTTAGAACTTTGGGGAACTTGGGAGTCAGACCCTCTTTCTTGCTGGGACTCGGTAGCAGTTTGATCGCCCAGATTCTCTGGAGCCCATGGGTCTATGTACACAGTCCTTCAGTGTTCGAGGGGCCCAGGCTCCCAGCCTTTTGCAGCTCCTGGAGTCTAAGCCCTCAGCCCTCTGAGTCCCAGCCCTTTGGTGTCCCACAAGTACTAGCTCTCAGGACGCTGGGAGATTCCAGGCTCTCACCCCCGTCCTCCAGCCTTGGTCATGACTTCCCCAACCCTGGTAACCAGGcctgcccctgctcctcctctcacACACAGGCCATTCTCGCTTCCCAGTACACCAAGAGACTGTGGGTTCTGGACTTGGCAGCCTGGCTCCCACCACGGGCTTTCCAGACTGGGACCCCAACACGCATGCTGCCTACACAGACAGCCCCTACTTTTACCCTGCTTCTGCTGCTGAAGGCTTCCCGACTCCTGACTTCTACCCACCCTCCGACCCGGGGCGGCAGTGTCCATTTTCTGTGGGGATGGAGGTGAGATACAGAGTGGAACAGGATGCTGAAGGGCCCCTAAAATTCCCAGTTGCCCTTGTGCTAGATTAAGAGCCCGTTCTTCAGATGGGCAAAACTGAGGCCGCAAGGTCCAAGGTCACTCGGTACAGATGGGGCATCCAGCCACCCTACTTggcgctctgtgtgtgtgtgtatgtatatatgtcagGAAAAGGAGTTCTCAGCTGATTGGCTCTGCCTACCACGTGTATCCTTCAGGACCCTCTGGATACCCGGCTGTATGGAGAACCTTCCCTGCCACAGGCAGGATCCTGGAGAGGTTCTGGACTCCCCTTAGGACCCCCACAGTTGCCCCCCGTGGCCACCGGACCATCCCTGGACACAGCCCGTGCTCACATGCTGGCTCTGGGGCCACAGCAGCTGCTGGCCCAGGATGAGGAGGGAGACACGTGAGTATGGGGGTTGCAGTCTGCCTGTTTCTGGCTTAGCTGGGGTTCTGTGCTCACTGCTTGTCCTCTATCTGTCCTCAGGCTCCTGCACCTGTTTGCGGCTCGGGGGCTACGCTGGGCAGCCTATGCCGCAGCTGAGATGCTCCAAATGTATAGACATCTGGACATTCGGGAACATAAGGGCAAGGTGAGGGCCAGGGGCCCAGACTGCTGGATTTAAAGGCAGGAGGTCTGGGGGCCTGGATTATTGGtttttcagaggggaggagaccAGGGGCCCAGACTGACCTTCTTATTTCCTACAGACCCCTCTCCTGGTGGCTGCTGCCGCCAACCAGCCCCTGATTGTGGAGGACCTGCTGAACCTCGGAGCAGAGCCCAATGCCACTGATCATCAGGGACGTTCTGTCTTGCATGTGGCTGCTACCTATGGGCTCCCAGGAGTCCTCTCGGTATGACCAGTGGGCCagtggggagaaggggttggACTGGTTGTTCAGATCCTAGCTTCCAGGGCTAGGAGGCTTGGGGAGACTCGACTCCAGCACTGTGCCTTCTCCTCCCCAGGCCGTGATTAACTCGGGGGTTCAGGTTAACCTAGAAGCCAGAGACTTCGAGGGTAAGCTTGGTGGTGGGCAGGGTGGGTGTGGCAGGTGGGGCTGGGGTAGGGGGGTCGCCTCGGATGCAGAGCCCTCACCACCTCTATCCTGCAGGCCTCACCCCTCTCCACACAGCCATCCTGGCCCTCAACGTGGCTATGCACCCACCTGACCTATGTTCCCGGGTGCTGAGCACCCAGGCCCGAGACAGGCTGGCTTGTGTCCAGATGTTGCTGCACATGGGTGCTGATCACACCAGCCAGGTGAGCTGGGCAGTGGGCAGCCAGCCTCTAGAAGGGTGTgtgggatggggcacctggacaTTCAGGGCATTCAGACAAATGTTGACTTTGCCTCTGGCCAGCCATGTGAACTTGAGCACATGGCTATGTTTCCCTGGGCCCCAGAGAAAAAGATCACTGACCTTAGGTTGTACTTACTATTCATCAAGCATCGAGTGTCATGGATTAGCTAATCGAATCCTCACCAACCCCCTTTGACAAGTGCTCTGTTATTACTTTTACCGCCTTActaataaagaaactgaggcataggagTCAAAAATCTTAGAGCTTGTAAGAGTCAGAGAGGGGATTAGAATCCGAGCCTCGTGCCAGAGAACACAGactctctcactctcctctctctcaaataaataaaatcttaaaaaaaaaaataaaaagaattttgaacacaggtaaaatagagaaaatagtaTATTCACAAAAAATTATGTCTCTAAAGTGAAGAACTCTTTTAACCTCAATACCATcatttcaccttaaaaaaaatttaaactcatAATATCAAGTATCCTGGCTGTGTTCAAATTTCTGATTGACTCTAAAgtgatacacattttttttttaagatttttttttgttgttgtttatttgacagacagagattcacaagtaggcagagaggcaggcagagagagagagagggggaagcaggctccccgccaagcagagagcccaattcaggactctttcccaggaacctgggatcacgacctgagccaaaggcagaggccttaacccactgagccacccaggcgccccttttatgtttttttttttttttttaaagattttatttatttatttgacagatagagatcacaagtaggcagagaggcaggcagagagagagggggaagcaggctcctaagaccctgggatcatgtcctaagctggaggtagaggcttaacccactgagtcacccaggtgcccctgcattgttttttcattaaaaaaaaaaaaagaaaaaaaacccttcagaCCCAAATAAAGCCCTCATATTGCCATTGTAAGACTTTTAAAGGTGTTCTTAATTTAGAGCTTTCCCCCTTCCATCTTCTGGTCTCCTCTTCAATATCTATTTGGTGAGCCAGATAGGTTGTTTTGCCTTGTAGAAACACAGCATATTTTTAATGAGGGCACATAATAAGGTCCCATTgtggaaaatatctttatttgctCCAAAATATGAAGAGAACAACTCAATATGGAAG
This region includes:
- the NFKBID gene encoding NF-kappa-B inhibitor delta isoform X1 gives rise to the protein MCKSPGNDSQRPPRPRDWEIWGLGFFTESVGRCCRGAPSTPFLSFHDAGGKLGQRGKCGAKGRKRRRRKLHLKAKIGFGVLRRRQCTSFSAQEVSRSERSHCPSQTVKKLLEEQRRRQQQPDAGGTPGQFPSPLAQSLTPSVNESEAGHSRFPVHQETVGSGLGSLAPTTGFPDWDPNTHAAYTDSPYFYPASAAEGFPTPDFYPPSDPGRQCPFSVGMEDPLDTRLYGEPSLPQAGSWRGSGLPLGPPQLPPVATGPSLDTARAHMLALGPQQLLAQDEEGDTLLHLFAARGLRWAAYAAAEMLQMYRHLDIREHKGKTPLLVAAAANQPLIVEDLLNLGAEPNATDHQGRSVLHVAATYGLPGVLSAVINSGVQVNLEARDFEGLTPLHTAILALNVAMHPPDLCSRVLSTQARDRLACVQMLLHMGADHTSQEIKSNKTVLHLAVQAANPTLVQLLLELPRGDLRAFVNMKAHGNTALHMAAALPPGPPQEAIVRRLLAAGADPTLRNLENEQPVHLLRPGPGPEGLRQLLKRSRVAPPGLSS
- the HCST gene encoding hematopoietic cell signal transducer, encoding MAPSGVILLLLLLPGSCSGCGPLSLPVLAGLMAADALVSLFIIAVVFACACPRHRPTLEDDKVYINMPGRG
- the NFKBID gene encoding NF-kappa-B inhibitor delta isoform X2 — translated: MCKSPGNDSQRPPRPRDWEIWGLGFFTESVGRCCRGAPSTPFLSFHDAGGKLGQRGKCGAKGRKRRRRKLHLKAKIGFGVLRRRQCTSFSAQEVSRSERSHCPSQTVKKLLEEQRRRQQQPDAGGTPGQFPSPLAQSLTPSVNESEAVHQETVGSGLGSLAPTTGFPDWDPNTHAAYTDSPYFYPASAAEGFPTPDFYPPSDPGRQCPFSVGMEDPLDTRLYGEPSLPQAGSWRGSGLPLGPPQLPPVATGPSLDTARAHMLALGPQQLLAQDEEGDTLLHLFAARGLRWAAYAAAEMLQMYRHLDIREHKGKTPLLVAAAANQPLIVEDLLNLGAEPNATDHQGRSVLHVAATYGLPGVLSAVINSGVQVNLEARDFEGLTPLHTAILALNVAMHPPDLCSRVLSTQARDRLACVQMLLHMGADHTSQEIKSNKTVLHLAVQAANPTLVQLLLELPRGDLRAFVNMKAHGNTALHMAAALPPGPPQEAIVRRLLAAGADPTLRNLENEQPVHLLRPGPGPEGLRQLLKRSRVAPPGLSS
- the NFKBID gene encoding NF-kappa-B inhibitor delta isoform X3, yielding MKVRLDPLDTRLYGEPSLPQAGSWRGSGLPLGPPQLPPVATGPSLDTARAHMLALGPQQLLAQDEEGDTLLHLFAARGLRWAAYAAAEMLQMYRHLDIREHKGKTPLLVAAAANQPLIVEDLLNLGAEPNATDHQGRSVLHVAATYGLPGVLSAVINSGVQVNLEARDFEGLTPLHTAILALNVAMHPPDLCSRVLSTQARDRLACVQMLLHMGADHTSQEIKSNKTVLHLAVQAANPTLVQLLLELPRGDLRAFVNMKAHGNTALHMAAALPPGPPQEAIVRRLLAAGADPTLRNLENEQPVHLLRPGPGPEGLRQLLKRSRVAPPGLSS